Genomic window (Musa acuminata AAA Group cultivar baxijiao chromosome BXJ1-9, Cavendish_Baxijiao_AAA, whole genome shotgun sequence):
AACTCGTTGAAGAGATCTTCATCCTGGAGAAAGTCCTCGTCCATCTCGCGATCGACGGCCGGGAGGAAGCGGAGGACTACGGTGGTGACGGCTACATGCCGCGCCATGCGCGCGCCAAAAGACAGTGCTTCCCGGTCATCGGCGCCACCCCAGAACAGGATCTTGATGTGGTATCGGTACTGCCGCGGCACGGTTTGCCCGAAGCCGGTGATCGGGTGGTGGACGAGGATACCGACCGAGCAGGGAGCCTACAGATGCAAATATCAGGAATCATGTAAATCCTTTTAGTTTCCTGCCACAATCTCTGATAGCCGCCCAAAAATCCAGTCAATCGCCGTACGTAGACGAGGAACATATCCGCACCTGAGACAGTACATTGGGGATGATGCTACGAGCCGCCCGATGGACCTCAACGTTGGCCCCAGTCTCCTTCCTCGGAAATGGGACGATGACGAGGTGGACGTTCTTCTCGATGACGAGCGAGCAGATGTCGTGGTGCATGGTCTTGTAGGGAGAGATCGCAGTGAACGGCTGGACGACGACCATCCCCTCCTTCAGTTGCTCGTAGTTGATGAAGACGCTGTGGAGGCGGTCCATCTGCCGCGCGTCGATGCTGCCCTTCTTGTTCTTGTGAGCGATGAGGCTGGAGCTCGCCCGCCCCATGATCTCCGTCAGGTGAAGGACGTAGACGCACATCGGGCTCTGCTCGTCGCCGCGCGACGCCTCCACGAGGTCGAGCAAGAGCGCCACGGGCTCCTCGTCAAGCAGCGATGCCACCAGGCGGAACTCGGCCTGCGGCTCCAGGTGCTGCACCGTTCGACACCCCATGACATGCCTGGCGTTCAGCGGATCGTAGAAGATGGCCACCAGCGTCGAGCTTATCACCGTCATAGTCATGCAAGAAAGTATGGCCGCCACATAGGCCTGAGGCAACAGCAACTGCGACATAAATTGACCACATAAGCGTTCATCGACTTGCTGACTGGGCTGCTGCAATAGATGCACGGTGGAAGCGGTTTGTCTTGACCGAATACAATGCTGAGAGAAAAGAGCGTTAATGGGTGTCCGGCACCACACGTACAGCTTTTTCGGAATATTGATCTGCGTAGGTCATGTAGCTGGCGATCTGCCCGAGGCCATTAAAGTTGAGCATGAGGCCCAGCATGGCAGCGTTGCGAACCGATATGTTCCAGTATATGGCCGGCACCATCACGGCGAGGACCTTCGCGGCGTACCCTGCAAACATGTACAGCACCAGCCCCACAAACACCGTAGGGTGGTTGATCATCGTGAAATCGATCCACCTGCCGGCGTTCAAGAAGATGAGAGGAAGCAGCAGCTCCGTGGGGACGAAGTTTGCCCGATCCAAGAGCGCCGTCCCCAGCGGCGGCCCGTCGGGCATGAGGAGCCCCATGTAGACTGGCCCTTCCCAGTGTGATAACAGGAAGGCGTCGCTGAAAGCGCCCATGGCGCACGCGGCGAGCATTATCATCAAGATGTGCCCCTCCCAGACGCGGCCACCCTTCGGGGTGCGACTCACGATCAACCGTGCCCATGGATCGAACACGAAGACGAGGAGCACTATCAAGAAGATGTAGCCCGTCATCTTCTGTGCTGCTTCCAGAAAACTGAGGTGCATTCGTAGGCACTTCCTCACTAACGCCCTGATGATTAAGCAAGCGCTGGTGCCGATGTCGTTGATCATGGACGCGGCAATGGTgaggcggccgagctcggtgttAAGCAGTCGGAGCTCAGAGAGGATGTCGGCCACCACAGGAAACGTGGTCATGCTCACGGCCATGCTGATATAGTCGAGGGCTAGGCGTGAGCCGATGCCCTCTATGACAATGCCTCGCTGAACCTTGAACAAGCTTTTCATTTGGGAAAGGATGAACAAAGGCACGACCACCGCAGAGACGGCGATGACAAAGGCCTTCTTCCCGAACTGCAGCATTTGGCGCGGGTTCGTCTTGACACAGATCATGAAGAAATGCAGGTCGAGGCCGAGATACGCTACGGTGCGCAGCAAGGAAACCCCTTCATCCCGGAAAACGACATCCAAATACCCTGCTTTGACGTCCTCGTAGTTGGGTGCCGCGCCACCGAGGGCGAATATATAATGAGACAAGGTAAACGCTCGAGTTAGTAGATACGGAAATGTTGGTCCTAAAAGAATTCCACCCTGCAACAATGATCGAGATTACGAGTATAAGACAAAAGTTAATCGAAAGTACGCattagcaagagagagagagagagagagagagagagagagatggaggatTACAATCATGTAAGAAACGACGCGAGGTTGCTTGAGGGGGCGCAGGACGAGGTGGATGGCGTGGGACGTGAAGACGATGAGGACTATCTGGAGTAAGAAAAGGGGGAAGACATGGCCGACGGGATTATCTTGGTAGAAGACGCCATTGGAGAAGAGAGCGGGTAGCTGTTTACATCCCTCGTCACCGAAAATGTGAACATCCGCCATTCCCCTGCTCCTCAAACCTGAAGGAGCCCAGTTTCTGAGATCCCACCTCAAGCAACATGGGAGGCAGAAGAGGTGAAGAAAGGTGGAATTTAAGATTTGGGACGAGCGAAGGGGAGAAAAAGTTGGTCAACAGTCTGGCAAAAGTCCCTTGGCACCTATTGGTCTAATGACAAGTAAAATCCAACACCGTCAATCCGACTTGGTAATGGATTCCCATTAATATTGATTTCCTGAAAATTAGAATGTAATCAATCCTATTGGCCCAAAAAATAACGTATACATCGCACGTTATATTACATAAAACTCTGTTACAAAAGAACGTTATAATGAACTTGTAAATATCAGCTTTACGCTGGTCTCCCCGAACCGTCCCATGACTAGTCCGGTTTAATTACCGATGGCGTTTCGGACCGGTCCGGTTTTAATTCAGAGTGGAAAAGGTTTTGGCGGGAAGAGTGAGCCATCGCGTCGGTCCCAAATGCAAATCTagggtttcttctctttggagccGGTGGCACCGCGGCGAATGAAGCAATTGGGTCGGGGAATTCGCGTAGAAGCGTGCTGATCCCATGGACGGAGCTCGCGTGCAGCTGGGGGAGCCGATCGGGGATGCCGTCTCCAGGATCCGGTTCGCTCCGGGATCCAACAACCTCTTGATCTCTTCCTGGGACTCCGTCCGTTACTACTACGCCGCCGTCATATGGCCACCCCCCTCTCGATTCGATCTAACTTACCGGGCTCTTTTTTGGGTTTGTGTTGCGTGCAGATTCTTAGGCTGTTTGATGTGGATGGATGCGTGCTCAGAGTGAGAGCTCCTTCAGATGGAGCACTTCTTGATTGCTGTTTTGAGGACGAAAAGGCTGCCCTTTCGGCCAGTTCCGACGGCTGCATTCGGAGGTGAGCCTGCAATTTGTCTGTTTGAATCCGCTATGTTTCTTTCATATGAATGCATATACTTGTTGGTTAAATTGCAAGTTATTTCACGAGACATAGAGGCGTTGAGGAAAATTTGAATTTTTATCCAACAAGAGGCTTTGCATAGATCTATTAAGTTGGTATCTTTGTTTCAGTTATCAAGGACTTTGTTTATATATAGACAACTAGGGATATGAAATCTTCACAACCATTTATTTTGTGGAAAGGAGAAAATGCCAGGGGTGACTGACCATTCCTTCTATCAGTTATTTTTTACCTAATCGAGTGATGATTCGTATtcaattgatatatgttttttCGGAAAACATCCTCAGGTATGACTTCTGTTCAGAGACCCAAACCATAGTGGGAAATCATGATGATTCAGTCACTTGCATTGATCATTCCAAGGAAACTGGTAAACTACTGTTTATTTGCCTTTTTATGCTCTAGAAACTCTAATTTTATTACTTGATATTTCATCACGGATAAAAAAGAAGCAGAGTTTTTGACAGTAGCTATACAGCTGTTCAATGATCCATGTGAAGAAACAAGCAAAAACTTGCTGCCTACTAGTTAAACATTAAAGAGCAGATCAACTTGACTTCTGGGTTTGAACATAGCATTCATCACTTGAATAAATAATAACCCAACAATACTTGACTTCTGGAAATTGCTAGCTGTCTCCATGATTTTCCTATTTAGTCTCAAATCAGGCAGAAATTGCACATGTTTCTCGAGCACGACTTGCAACCTGATTTAAGCAATACATGGttgcttttttttcctttcattcaAAGATCATCATGTTTTTGATTGACAGTCACAAGGATACCATATGAATTATAAATTTGGTCTTTTGGATTGATTTATTTGGACTCATATCCATTTACGTTATGCAACCACCAGTTGTTATTACAGTTGTTGATGACAATTTGGTTAAGGGAgtccatttgttatctaatataaTGTTGTTTTATATAATATCAATTAAGTTTTACATTCTCATGAATATAAGTTGATTTATTCTTTGCTATATTGGAAGAAATAAATTATCTAAGTTTTTATCTGTAAGAAATTTCCTTGAGACACTTTTCTAAACTATATTTATTCAAGCATCTGATTTATGggtattgaagaaaaaaaaaattaacctgGAAATTTATGGTTACCTACAGTTGAAGTTTCAGAAACTTTCACCAAGTTTGTTGCAGTTACTGGTGTTATCAAATGTTTAAAAGTTCTGGTTTAATTATATTTCTCTCAAGTATCAGTCAACAATTTGTAGTCAATTTTGTGGCTTCCAGGTCAATTTATTTCAGCTGGTTTAGATAAGAAGTTGATGTTCTGGGACTTGCATATGAAAAATGGACATGCTGGAT
Coding sequences:
- the LOC108953795 gene encoding cation/H(+) antiporter 15-like; translation: MADVHIFGDEGCKQLPALFSNGVFYQDNPVGHVFPLFLLQIVLIVFTSHAIHLVLRPLKQPRVVSYMIGGILLGPTFPYLLTRAFTLSHYIFALGGAAPNYEDVKAGYLDVVFRDEGVSLLRTVAYLGLDLHFFMICVKTNPRQMLQFGKKAFVIAVSAVVVPLFILSQMKSLFKVQRGIVIEGIGSRLALDYISMAVSMTTFPVVADILSELRLLNTELGRLTIAASMINDIGTSACLIIRALVRKCLRMHLSFLEAAQKMTGYIFLIVLLVFVFDPWARLIVSRTPKGGRVWEGHILMIMLAACAMGAFSDAFLLSHWEGPVYMGLLMPDGPPLGTALLDRANFVPTELLLPLIFLNAGRWIDFTMINHPTVFVGLVLYMFAGYAAKVLAVMVPAIYWNISVRNAAMLGLMLNFNGLGQIASYMTYADQYSEKALLLPQAYVAAILSCMTMTVISSTLVAIFYDPLNARHVMGCRTVQHLEPQAEFRLVASLLDEEPVALLLDLVEASRGDEQSPMCVYVLHLTEIMGRASSSLIAHKNKKGSIDARQMDRLHSVFINYEQLKEGMVVVQPFTAISPYKTMHHDICSLVIEKNVHLVIVPFPRKETGANVEVHRAARSIIPNVLSQAPCSVGILVHHPITGFGQTVPRQYRYHIKILFWGGADDREALSFGARMARHVAVTTVVLRFLPAVDREMDEDFLQDEDLFNEFKTEHAGNKRVEVEEVAVSDVEEAVAVIKYFEKDYDLVIVGRRQAWNSLLSEGMDDWSESPELGVVGDILASSEFANTSFSVLVVQQYVHK